A section of the Desulfuromonas thiophila genome encodes:
- a CDS encoding Tll0287-like domain-containing protein, translating to MRWISQLKLRTRLNLILLSALTGLFMLVALLGYRDQQAQVRELALERARGIARQIIETRNYMAAVVGDEPARNPALTPQVVATGVARRLTADSDYVVRQISLRYRNPANLPDAYEHQRLQQMANQPQAEDYRVVSEGGQPVLRYLHRMDAEASCLRCHGDYAAAPDYIQRRFGPQHPSYNYQAGEMIGAISVQVPMAWLEQGIAANLQRDLFYRLIILLVIFFALGTLLRKFVLRPVLLASTAMQRVSRTGDLSTRLDLPAAQDEIGALLAAFNDMMAALQRSDLQLRESEERYRNLIEAAQAGIVTFLADGKIVISNRMAEEFFGISRRELLGRSVFDFLDDRTGLKQKIAQTVEPGGLDDRIETRLDRIRNANGQPLDVEVRLLLASSADRVPLYTLLLTRAGGNCALLADETAPDTP from the coding sequence ATGCGCTGGATCAGCCAGCTGAAATTACGCACCCGTCTCAATCTGATTCTGCTCAGTGCCTTGACCGGCCTGTTTATGCTGGTGGCCTTGCTTGGCTATCGGGATCAGCAGGCCCAGGTCAGGGAACTGGCCCTGGAGCGTGCTCGTGGCATTGCCCGCCAGATCATTGAAACCCGCAATTACATGGCGGCGGTTGTCGGCGATGAACCTGCCCGCAACCCGGCGTTGACGCCGCAGGTGGTGGCCACCGGCGTGGCCCGGCGGCTGACCGCGGATAGCGACTATGTGGTGCGGCAGATTTCGCTGCGCTACCGTAATCCCGCCAACCTGCCCGATGCCTACGAACATCAGCGTTTGCAGCAGATGGCCAATCAGCCACAGGCGGAGGATTATCGTGTGGTGTCTGAAGGTGGTCAGCCAGTGCTGCGTTACCTGCACCGGATGGATGCCGAGGCCAGTTGCCTGCGTTGTCACGGAGACTACGCGGCCGCGCCGGATTACATTCAGCGGCGTTTCGGCCCACAGCATCCGTCGTACAATTATCAGGCTGGCGAGATGATTGGTGCCATCTCGGTGCAGGTTCCCATGGCCTGGCTGGAACAGGGCATTGCCGCCAATCTGCAGCGGGACCTGTTTTACCGCCTGATCATTCTGCTGGTGATCTTCTTTGCCTTGGGAACCCTGTTGCGCAAGTTCGTGTTGCGACCGGTGCTGCTGGCCTCCACCGCCATGCAGCGGGTCAGCCGCACCGGCGATCTCTCCACCCGGCTCGATCTGCCGGCGGCCCAGGATGAAATCGGAGCATTGCTGGCGGCCTTCAACGACATGATGGCTGCGCTGCAGCGCAGCGATCTGCAGCTGCGTGAGTCGGAGGAACGCTATCGCAATCTGATTGAGGCGGCCCAGGCGGGTATCGTCACCTTCCTGGCCGATGGCAAGATTGTCATCTCCAATCGCATGGCCGAGGAATTTTTCGGTATTTCCCGCCGTGAGCTGCTGGGTCGCTCGGTATTCGACTTTCTCGATGACCGTACCGGGCTTAAACAGAAAATTGCTCAGACTGTCGAGCCCGGCGGGCTTGATGACCGGATCGAGACCCGTCTCGACCGTATTCGCAATGCCAATGGACAGCCCCTTGATGTAGAGGTGCGGCTTCTGCTGGCCTCCAGTGCTGACCGGGTGCCGCTCTATACCCTGCTGCTGACCCGCGCTGGCGGCAACTGCGCCCTGCTGGCTGACGAGACCGCGCCGGACACCCCCTGA